The Puntigrus tetrazona isolate hp1 chromosome 3, ASM1883169v1, whole genome shotgun sequence nucleotide sequence GACCTGGCATTTCACTTTTGAAGCTGACGGGGTATTCGCGGCACGCGGTCAAAGCTTGCTACACGACCCCTTAGCAATCGTTGGCTTCTAACCCACGTCTAGCTCAGTTTTGCTCATCCATCCCGTCGCTGTCGGCCGCTGGTGGACATTCCCCGCACCGCCTTCAGCCTGCTGTAATTCGGCCCCTCTGCAGGGATGCATTTTCcacacaaatgcatgttttCCCAAACAGTAAGCTCCCCGTAGACCGTAATAGCTAAGAATTACACGACAGGACCTAGAATTAGAGCAAGGCATGTTGACCACTAGACACCACACCCTGACATTAGCAGCCTTCTGCTTCATCGACGTGGTCTTACCTGTAACCTTAACAGAAGATACTTTGATCCGAACTCAACTCGAGTGGTGTATGAGAGACAAAATGACACTGTCTCCAGAGATTTCACAGGTGAAGTCTAGAGAATAGTGTTTTACTGTAAGAACTGTTTGGCAAATTGTCGATATTTGCTGTGATTATAAACTATCTCAACTGTAAACTTATTGTGGTGAAAGACAACGTCTTTAATAACGTGATTCGCACTGTGGCTCTCAATATCGCGCACCTTATTTCACTAAAAGGTGGAATGTCTCCGGAAGTGTTATTAAAATTTACGTTtagatttatataatataaatgatactgtatgtgtgcgtatttatatacacgtaacaaatatacacagcacacgcaTATacattatgttaacaaaaacttttactttggatgaggttaatcgtttgacagcactgaaatACATAcggaaatagaaatagaatgaAATTTATAAACCTTACGGCGGCTTTCGTGCTGTAAGTGAGGTGCGCCGCAGGGATATATAGGACTGGGGGAAGTCAAGGATAACACTGATCGGGGGATACAATAGATCATGACCCCTAAATGGTCAGAAAGCATGCCTTGTAAACAGGAAGGAAATCGGAGACGTCAGGTCCAGGCTGACTCTTTGGGCAGCAGAGCGGGATCATGTGACAAGGGCGGGCGAGCGGGACAGCTGTGACAGTGCAGTCTATACTGTACAGACCCGAGCTGCAGGAgaaacagaagagaaaacacaatCAAGGCAAAAAGACGAGTTTTCACAAACTGCTGAATGCACGCTAAAGAGTTACACTCGGACTGTCTCGTTGTGTAAAACATACAACATGACATGCAATACGGTGCAGAACTATGCTAAACGAGAGGAACCTACagattttgtgtgcttttttatgTGCATATTACAAATTCTGAGTTTGATCGATTTTAACAATTTGACCCTTTGGATTTAGTTCAcaaaaatttaaagaaaattaacaaGAGAACATATGATATTAAAAACTTGTCATTAATAGCATTGGAGGTAATAGGAGTGTAAGGTACATCCGAGTAAAACGGCTCTGAAGTTAGAAAAATGTAGAACGGGGCTTGATTTCGTCCTTCGGTAGTTGATTGGATCGTTGGAAGACGGGCGTTGCTAAAAAAAAGGAGGCAGATTTGAATGCCTGAGCTGTGGAGGATAACTCTCCACCGGACTCGCCGATTTTTTAACAAGGAGCTCGACGACGACGAGAacaaaaaggtacattttacGCAAGGAAGGagacatgattttttttttttatatataatgaagtcacagataaattatttatctttaacagtattccataaaaaaaaagagttgtcaatttcaatttcatgccgactttaactttaacaatattgtcctttttttggtgtaaactcttaaaataaaacaatttacaattaaaagCTTAACGGGAAGTATTTCGAAGAGCTGATACGCTTTTGTTTTCCCACAAAAGCAGTTTATTCAGCATAGTGAAGCCTCTCTTCCATTGACAtccattcatttagttttttttcgaaaacaaaaatttaaaaacatttcttttttcagtacGACTCTCATGTAGTCTTTCTCTTAGAGAAAATGTCATagcaaaatgattattattttatgtataaagcGTATAAGTGTGAGTGATTTcttatttaatctaaatattaaatatgcaggTCAAATTGACCCACAAACGTCATAATCGTAATATAAAAGTTTTGCAagcatgttcacacacacacacacacacacacacacacacacacacacacacagagtatccAACATTGGCATGCTTCTTCAAGgtactaaatttttttttaaaaaatcatattttaccaGTATTTCCGACACCTCTCAAAAATCGCTTCGGGCCAAATTTGACCCGTGACATAAAACAAGGCTTAAAAGGAATCACGACAGAACTTTTCGGAGATAATTATTGAGACTTGTCTTCTGATATGATCTTGGCACCCCTAGCACATATCATCTATTTTAAAGACTCTAATTTATGGTATTAGTACACATACGCGTCTACACCACAACCTCGATCCTGCATCgtccatttttgcatatcaataccacaagttttcatttttatttggtgcACTGTTTATACGCACATTCATGAGATCGGGTAGTAGTCACTATACTATAAATGTGTCACCCATTATGCAATTTTCtcagtaaatgaaatatttccCGGCTACGGTTATTAAGGTCTACGGCAGAAATAAATGTCCACATTGTAAACAGTCTAATGCATAATTAAGCACCCCGATGTCACCTCAGCTCAGCGCGACtataatgcacatttaatgaTAATCCCGTGTAATTAACTTAAGCTACGGTGAACAGTATCAGATGCATTTTATCAATAGATGTGGCCCGAGCACTTGACATCTGGGTCATGCGTGGGGGCCACGAAGAAACCTCAAGAAAGAGGGGAGATCGGATGCCACGGGTTTGAGTCAGCGGCGTACCCTGGGTGGGATTATCATCTGAAACTCGACCAGGGCTTCCCAGCGAGATTTGACGAGCGGGTTTAATCATGGCTGTAAAAGAACGAAGTGAATAAGTAACGCTGGCCAAATTTCTTTTGTCCTGCCGTAGATAGACGCGCTGGTTCCAGCGTCTTGTGCCCGCTGTCTCCGGGCTGCTCAATAATTGATGCGCCTCGCTTCATTGTCACCAAAAACTCATAGCAAGGAAGGAGTGTCAGGGTCGTCTTACTTATTAAAGGTCTCTGAATCTTTAATGGGCACCTCATCCTCCGTGATAACACACGATTTCACAGCTCCAGGGTGTTTGTTTCAGCTAGACGGCGcatgaaggagaaaaaaacagtaattacAGATCGGGATGAAGGGGGATTACCTGCTGCAGGCCGTGTTATTATTCAGATCCGATTCGATTTGGGCTCGCCCCCGAGACCCGGAAAAAAGCACAAGCATCATGAAAGTTTTAAGCGTGGTGGAAGATAAAGGTTGGGTGGATTCTGCATGGCCGGCGGATCATGTATTATGCAGCGCGGGCTTCTGGCCGGGGAGTCAGCTGCTATTGTTTAACGTCTGCGTAGGGTTACATGCCGACACTTTATGCATTATGAGAAATCTCAGCCAGGGTTGGGAACGACATCGGCTCTGATACGGGTCAGTCCTCTGAGGCAGGACGTCACGCGCGTTCCGCATTCGAAAGTATGGGAAACATAAGACGTCGAAATAAGCACACGCGACTATTTCGGCTGATGCTGCCAACATGAAACATGGAAAAACTGAATAACTTGATTTTCAGTTGAATGCGCGCTTGTAGTGCACTTCAGATCATAAAAGTATTTCAAATCTGTCCTTGGAGTTCAAATAATATTAGCGGAATAAAAGATGCGCGCATTGAAAGTCctattaaaaagcttttaagggtactaaaatacaaaaatgtgttaaatgtaacaataaattatgcataattacatgcaaataaccCTATAGGAAGTACGTGTGGCtgattaatattactattaaggACGCCTTCAAATAAAGTGCAGCCAAAAATGCTTCCTTGAAATACAACACAAGTACAGTATAAGCTTAAAAGTTAccacagttttaaaaataaagtctcCATAAGGTTATTGAAGGTTCCCCAGAGAACCTCacagtgaacagttcttaaatGAGCACTGTTAGTAATCTAAAGAACAATCATCAACTAGAAAGAATCTCGTGTGGAATGTAAAAGTTCCATGGATGCTGAAGGTTCTTCACGAAACCATCAATGCCAACAAATAGCCTTATTAAGGAACGCATGCAGTAATTTCTGCTTTACAGTTTGACCTCTGGGTCACAGAAATGCAGATATccaattactttaaaatgacgTCTCCATATTATAGGGAGAACGTCGGTGCAACACTTTCGTTTGTATTTGCTCGCCTTCGCAAAAGCAAATGCATGCAAAGCGACCCATCGTGTGAGGAGCCGTAAGGGTTTTCAAAAGCACGTCAAGCTGGTGAGCCGCGAGGTTTCGCCAGTCTCGCGTTTAGGGtttcccttgtgaaaaagaagcttcattttaaaatgtcctttaCGCGTGAACTGAATGAAATGCATGTCACTCAccatcaaattaaaatgcatcacataactgaaatgtataataaatgcaatCGGTAAACTCGACTACGTCGTTTTAAGTAATCTCACGGTAAAAGGAATTTGAAGTGCACTTTTTGATCGGTTGATTTGCCCtttaattttattcacaatttgtttttttgacattttgcgGGTGATGAAATTATATCTGTTAATTGTAGTCAGTGTgaacttttttcatttgtacaaataactaaactctctctttttttccaccTGAACTTCCTCCCGCTTGACCTGTCGGATGTGGCAGCCCCAGGTCACCCGTTCATGTTCTTAAGGCATTCAAATGCTGAGGAATGCTTCATTTGACAATGAAAGACCATTCAAATCTTGAGGGATACTTCATttgataataaaagaaaagccTGTGTTGGCATTACAGTCATCCGAACGTATGCGACGCAGATTGCGTTGAGGATTTAGCGCAGGCCAGGAGACAAAGCAAAGCAACTGTGACTAAATCGTCCGTTCAGTGCTGGTCAATATTAAATGGCTCACCCTTAAACTGCTAAGCTTTGCATTAACTCGATCCATGCGATCGGTCCCGTGTTTATCAGAGATGCTCAGAGTTCAAGGCCCTGTCAAACCCCGACACAGACTGGACACAGGACCTCGCCCGGGCTCCGTTTCTCACCTCCGCTCCGGTTTCTAACATGACTGCAGCAGTCTCCGTTGGGTTCGGTTTCGACCCTGCGGCCATCAGATCTTCTCATTACCTAACAGGGTTCTACACGACACAGCCGTCGCATCTCCGGGACCTGGGCAAACAGTGAATTATTAAAGCGTAACAAGCTGTCGGGACACCGAACTCAATTGTgcgttttaattaaatgtctccctctctcgctcCGTTCTGCGGACGGCGACACGCTCCAGTGTTTCCCCTTGAACAAGCGGGGAACATTGGAAATGGAGCGTTTGCATCTGCCCAGGCAGCGTGTCGACGTTTATTACTGCTAATGTTTTCGcgaaaaacaaataatctgtCAGATTGCACAGTTTGTTAGAGAGGGCTGAGCTATTAACTGTGTCGAACGAGCACTTGGTGGCCTACTTAAGCATAaagctataatataatattcatcaaataaagcGAACTTCGTGATCAAGTTTCTCTTTTTGGTACACGTTATATAATACAGTAACAACATGTTataattaaagtgcattttgatcattttaataatcattggTCATGCTGTAAAACTTATTTCGATCTATACTAAAGCATATGCGACGTACATGATTTACTGTAGTGTgttgatattacatttaaagcgaatgtattttaattgtgcTAAATTGCATCTCCGTCATAATCACATAATACACTGAAAtgcaaaagtatattttagctTACTGTAAATGATTGTTAGTACACTCAGCAGCCCATATTTTAAAGACAATAGAAATAAGTATGAAATTACATAATTAAGTGGgtcaataaaatacattcacgTTCAGCTAATTgcctttattttgcatttgaactatgcaatgcattttaatttacttgCGTGTATACTTTTAAAGCGTATTCTTCTAAGCAAGcttgcattttaaaaggaagCTTTCTCCTAAATAGCGTGTAATTAATTGTCTGCAAACGTTACATTTGGTTCACACTTAAGTGTATCTTAACTTTTACATCGCAACTGCCCTAGCAACCAACTAGCAACCAGCAATCTCTTAGCGTCACCCTCAGAACCAGTGAGAACACCTTAGCAAAGCACACGACAACCGCGTTTATTAGCAACCACTTGGCATACTCTAAAAGCCAAAAACGTAgctaaaagctcacaaacactccTTAGCAAACGTATGTAGCATCAAGCACACATTAGCACTTTGGTGGCAGGTTGCCTTTAGTAAATATTTGTGCTGTTTTACTCGTAATAAAAGGGCCGGTGGCCAGGTCTGCGTGTTGCTTGGGCGCACGGTGTATATAAACACGTGAAGGCTTGCTATGTCCTCCTGACCCTGCTGAGGTTAACCTCAACAACTCACGAACACGTAAACACCGTTCCCCTCATCACACACAGCGGGGCGGATCAGCGGCTCAGCAGTAAATGAGCAAACGCAGGGCTTCGGGTGGCAGAACAGATCACAGGTGTGCTGACAGAACACAGCCACCGTCCCAGAGCTGATGAGTGCcgagacaacacacacacacacacacacacacacacacgcacgcacaatAACACGCACAGCAGGTTGCATGCTAAGGGAACTAGTCCTACACATGACTGAACACATCCCAGGCACACTAATGCTGTTCATGGCTGTAAATCAGACAGTTGTTTGTGATAAGGATTTTCAGAAACCGCTCATAACTAAACATGTTTCAgttcataaaatacattaactttAAAACTGATTGTAGCTAGCTAAAAGCCATTAAATTTGGGCCCTGATTGAATTAGGCCAGAAATGATACAAATAGGTATGTACCTTGTTTTCAtcagtttgtatatatatatatatatatatatatatatatatatatatatatatatatatatatatatatatatatatatatatatatataatgtgaagGAAGTGTTTAAAGTTGTCCTGTTGCTGTACATCAAACCAAACCCGTTTCAGAATCCATCCACTGAAGTCAACTGCACTGAAACAAACGTCTTTGACTGGACTTCTGTCTCTTCTGTTGTAGcgtgctgccctctgctggacaTCAGCACTAAACTGGACAGTGAAAAGAAGAGACTAGAAAAGTGTAgttagatagagagacagacagagagagatagatagatagatagatagatagatagatagatagatagatagatagatagatagatagatagatagatagatagatggacagatatagatagatagatagatagatagatagatagatagatagatagatagatggatagatatagatagatagatagatagatagatagatagatagatagataggctaCTATAGGCTTATACTGCTCAATATAATACATGATAAACTTATATAGaccattaaaaattattttacatataattatgtaatatgttAACCCCATTATACTGAGAAAAAACAATAATCTTACAATTCAGTTTTGTAGGTTTATAAatcaatatacaaaaaaacGTTTCCCAGAATAGAAGATGCATGAATTCatccttttcctatttttcTACATATCTACAAAATTCCGCAGCAGCACCTTGTCAGTAAGGACGTCGCTAAATCAAGGACTCTTATATCTGATCGTTTTAAGCGCTCCCAAAACGTTCAGGAACTCAATCGGACGCCTTCCTCTGGCGTCACTTCGCGCGACTGGAGCGTGTTCGTTCTCACCGGAAATGACGCACGGCGGCCTCTTCTCGCTCAGCAGCTGTTAGCTGGCCGCTAGACGGACTGTCGAGAAATCGACAAACCCCGTCAAAACTAGCATATCCGGATCGCGCGCTTTTATTTTGGCACCGGAGCGCTTTTGTCACCCGCCACCATGCCCATGTACAAGGTAAAGCCCGTCAGTCCCGGTGACATAAAGATTGATTTGCCAACGTGCATGTACGAGTTACCAAATATCCACGCGCAGGGAATGAACTGCGGGGAGCACGCGCTTCAGGTAATCGGAAACACATCAGCTCACCATTCAAACCACATATAAGAGCACTGAATCATAAAGATGCGCAAAACGCGCGGTGGTTAACGCGGAGGCCGGCTTTGTCTGATGCaatgtgcgcgcgcgcgcgcgtgtgtgtgtgtgtgtgtgtgtgtgtgatgattgACAGCTGCGCTGCTCTGCGCTCTGGTATGAGAGGTCGGTCCTCCAGTGAGATGTTTGATTTCCTGGAGTCGCACTTTCAGTTTAACACGCTGTCAGCTGACGGCAACGACGACTCCCTGAGACGCTTAGGAAGCGGATGGATCGTTTTAGAAAGGGCGGTGGTGATGATGGGGTGAATTGATGTACCTGTTATTTACAGAAGGGTCCACCAGGACCCGGTTATAATGGGTTGCTGTTTTGCAGTGAACGCCCGAAGGCATCCGTGCTGATTGCTTGCGTCTCCTCTGGTCTGTGTCTCAGAACGGGGAGGTGGATCCTGCTCTGCAGGCGCTGGAGGACAGGCAGGATGAGGTCCTGAGACGTCTGCAGGAGCTGAAGGCCACGGTGGACGGGCTGGCCAAGACGGTGACCACCCCCGACGCCGACCTGGACGCCAGCACGCTGTCGAGCGCACCTGCTCAGCCTGCGTTCAGAGGAACGGCCCATCTAGACTCCTTACTGGGCAAGGTGAGCCATTAGATGATTCGGCCCTGTTCAGGTATTCAGCTTCATCGGCGTAAACGTGTTAGTCTGGTTAACCCAGCTAAACCGATTGCTCGCGTTCTGTTTAGCGGCCATAACTAGGTGTGGGGGTTACGATTAAAGTAATGCGTCGAGAATTCTATTTAATGTCACGGACGTGGCGTAATATTGATATAAATGTCGATGTTCGGTAGCGTTTTCGGTGCATAGTTCAGGAGAATTAAGACGTTAAACTCTCACAGTGGGcagcatttgaagtggatcgaAACAGTTATTATATTCTAATCCATAAATAAACCACATTTTTTCATAAAGTAAGTTAAAAGGCACAAGCTAGTCTCTTTGTTGTGtaagtcacatttattaattgcGGTCAGAAATAACGTAACATTTAACGCATAACAAGTATTTTGGTTCCCCTCACTGGTTCTTTATGAACAATATTTATCATAAGGCAAGGAGAATGCACTTTTGAAACTAACTTTCACataaactgatatatatatatatatatataagtcgcTTTAGAACATGAGGAGCGCAATTCAAGTTATATAAAGAATGCTAAATAATCCCGCGTATACACTGGGAGACGCAATAAAGCGAGATAAAGTAGATATTTTGATCACTCACGCTACGTCGCTGTGCTTATTGTTTGCACGTttgaaataaaagtcattttaatctgtgaaatataacaaattattgCTATATGCCCGCGCTGCACTTTCAGCGAGAAGATGGTGCTCGTATAGTATTTGTATTTGCCGCTTTATGTATTTTAGACTGTTAAATACAAACTTATGTTTGTATATCCTCATAATATCGTCATAAATGCAGTAATTTATTAGTcttaagtgaaagcaaacagctgagaaagtAAACACACGTGTAACTGTATATCAGATCTcggcagctcttaaagtgacggcagtctaatattcctgctgtctgaggaaaaaaaaatctctcacgGCCCTTGATACTAAATCAGTTTTGTAACTTTAACCAGACgacatatttaaacaaattattgacatttcttatttatttgttctgctatagtttttttttgtcccgcTGCTTGCaattagttagttagttaattTAATTGCTGACTGTTTGCTTGTATTCGTGAtcttaaagctttttttttttttttttttttttagaatagtATTTGTTTCATCACCCTCAGTTTAaccattgaaaaaaataaaataatttaaaaaaataaaatatatatatatatatatatatatatataatttttatttatttatttatttatttttaaactggaTGGATGGAAACTCAAATGAGTGATAAATTAGGTGTCAGTTTGAAAACAGtttcacattttgtatttttatatttttatatatatataaactaacttatgggtttttttcacacatattgtgtacacaaatattttattttacatgctcttaattataattaatcatttaacccACTAGTTGTTCAGACAAAATTTTGATCAGTTgaagttcacacacacacacaccttggcTGAATTCCTTATTAACTACAGGTATGTTTGCTCATTCGCGTGGTAAATAACTCCACGTACTCACCGTTCGATCTCGCCCTCCAGGACCTGGGCGCGCTGAGAGACGTCGTGATCAACGCCAACCCTGCCCATCCTCCTCTGTCCCTGCTGGTCCTCCACGGCCTGCTGTGCCAGCGCTACCAGGTGCTCTCCAGCGTGCACGTGCACTCGTCCGTGAGCGCCGTGCCTCCCCCGCTGCTGTCCTGCCTGGGCCCGCGGCACAGAGACAGCTACGCCCGCCAGCGCTTCCAGCTCGGCTTCACTCTCATCTGGAAAGACGGTGAGAGGACGAAAACGGAGCGGCGCTAAGGTTTATCGGAAAGCGTTTTCCTGGAGGGCCGCTGTATCTTGTGCATTCAAGGAATCGTGGTTCTCTTGTATGACCAGGGTGAAACCGATCCGCGTAACGCTCCTCTAGAGGACGACGGTGCGGGACTCGACTAGGAAAGAGGCCAAAACGAGTAGCTCAGAGTTTTCGCGGAGGCGTTTGAAATGCAACACTTGGAGCTGAAGTTGAAGGGGGTTTTTTTGGTATGCTTTGGGGTCTGATTAACAACAAATAGACGGTTTCTGGAACGTTTCTTAGCCACCATTTTGCATATCGTCTTGGGTTTCTATTGGAAAGACGCGGAAATCATTTGAATTGTGCCTAAAAGATTGCCTTTATTTAAGgaaaaattctgtaaattaagatctatttaaaataaccactTTATATCATGATCAGCTATTTCAATAGTTTGCAAAAACGGCGTTAAAGCCCAACTCTGCAGGAAAACCACAGACCTGGCAACACGGCCCACCAAttgttaaacattaaatgacatAAGAGTGAGGCGCAAAgggttttgcattattttattattggaaATTCATTACTTTCATtactttcagcatcattaccccagtctccagtgtcacatgatccttcgggAATCGTTCTGATGTGCTGATTCACTGAACGAGATGCGTTTCGCATCGAGTTTGTTTCAGGATTTAAAACGAGAGAGAGCCTTTCGCATTCTCAGTACGTCTGGTGCTGCAGGAAGACTagtattgttacattttttaaaatgcaagcaTTAGATTTGATTGCGAACGTTGGGCGTTTATACCTGCCAGACCTGTTGATTGTGGTGGACTGCTCCCTCTGAAACTATCTGGCAACCTCAATCAATAAGAACAGCCAAAAAGAAGCTAAAGGCggttcaggtttttttttttttaataatgtgcgTGGAATGTAtgtattagtaaaataaatatgatttgtcGTTTCAGTGGCGAAGCTGCAGATGAAGTTCAACACGCAGAGCATGTGCCCGATCGAGGGCGAGGCCAACGTCGCCCGCTTCCTCTTCCGTCTTCTGGGGGCCGCACCCCAGGACCCGGTCGCCGCCACGCAGATGGACGGCTGGATCGACATGGCGGTTTTCCAGCTGGCCGAGGGGGGCAGTAAAGAGCGGGCGGCCGTGCTGAGGTCGCTGAACTCCGCTTTGGGACGCTCGCCGTGGCTCGTGGGTCAGGAGCTGTCCCTCGCTGATATCGTGTGCGCCTGCTGCGTCCTGCGGGCCGGCCCGGCCGCCTCCGCCCCGGCTAACGTGCAGCACTGGCTCAAGTCCTGCCAGAACCTGGGCCACTTCGACTGCGTGTACCCGTTACTGCAGTAAAGTACATCACGGCAAAAGGGGAAACGCAACACGACGTCGCCAAAGAAATGTCAAACGTTTACGTCCCAGCGTCCAGCGTTCGCTGAGCTCAGGTCTGCGTGTAAGTGATGTCACCGGTGATGTGGTGTTGATGTTTGAGCTGGAGGCGGTCTGAAACCGATCCCAGGCCGGGGACCTAGACGCGAACGCTCAAGAGAGGG carries:
- the aimp2 gene encoding aminoacyl tRNA synthase complex-interacting multifunctional protein 2 isoform X3, giving the protein MPMYKNGEVDPALQALEDRQDEVLRRLQELKATVDGLAKTVTTPDADLDASTLSSAPAQPAFRGTAHLDSLLGKDLGALRDVVINANPAHPPLSLLVLHGLLCQRYQVLSSVHVHSSVSAVPPPLLSCLGPRHRDSYARQRFQLGFTLIWKDVAKLQMKFNTQSMCPIEGEANVARFLFRLLGAAPQDPVAATQMDGWIDMAVFQLAEGGSKERAAVLRSLNSALGRSPWLVGQELSLADIVCACCVLRAGPAASAPANVQHWLKSCQNLGHFDCVYPLLQ
- the aimp2 gene encoding aminoacyl tRNA synthase complex-interacting multifunctional protein 2 isoform X1; translation: MPMYKVKPVSPGDIKIDLPTCMYELPNIHAQGMNCGEHALQNGEVDPALQALEDRQDEVLRRLQELKATVDGLAKTVTTPDADLDASTLSSAPAQPAFRGTAHLDSLLGKDLGALRDVVINANPAHPPLSLLVLHGLLCQRYQVLSSVHVHSSVSAVPPPLLSCLGPRHRDSYARQRFQLGFTLIWKDVAKLQMKFNTQSMCPIEGEANVARFLFRLLGAAPQDPVAATQMDGWIDMAVFQLAEGGSKERAAVLRSLNSALGRSPWLVGQELSLADIVCACCVLRAGPAASAPANVQHWLKSCQNLGHFDCVYPLLQ
- the aimp2 gene encoding aminoacyl tRNA synthase complex-interacting multifunctional protein 2 isoform X2 — translated: MDRFRKGGGDDGNGEVDPALQALEDRQDEVLRRLQELKATVDGLAKTVTTPDADLDASTLSSAPAQPAFRGTAHLDSLLGKDLGALRDVVINANPAHPPLSLLVLHGLLCQRYQVLSSVHVHSSVSAVPPPLLSCLGPRHRDSYARQRFQLGFTLIWKDVAKLQMKFNTQSMCPIEGEANVARFLFRLLGAAPQDPVAATQMDGWIDMAVFQLAEGGSKERAAVLRSLNSALGRSPWLVGQELSLADIVCACCVLRAGPAASAPANVQHWLKSCQNLGHFDCVYPLLQ